The proteins below come from a single Acidimicrobiales bacterium genomic window:
- a CDS encoding cold-shock protein, which produces MATGTVKWFNNDKGYGFISREGGPDVFVHYTAIQGAGYRSLEEGQRVEFEITQGPKGEQAQDVRRV; this is translated from the coding sequence GTGGCAACCGGTACCGTGAAGTGGTTCAACAACGACAAGGGCTACGGCTTCATCTCCCGTGAGGGCGGGCCCGACGTGTTCGTGCACTACACCGCCATCCAGGGCGCGGGCTACCGCTCCCTCGAGGAGGGCCAGCGGGTGGAGTTCGAGATCACCCAGGGCCCGAAGGGCGAGCAGGCGCAGGACGTCCGGCGCGTCTGA